From the Betaproteobacteria bacterium genome, the window CGCCGACGTCGAGCGGCGTTTCGATCGGCGCTCGCTCCAGCGGATTGAACGGCCGGCTGTACAGCGGCTGCATCTGGCTGGTGTTCGGTGCTGGCAGGCGGTCGAGCGGTTTGCCGGCGCCATCGAGCACGCGCCCGAGAAGTTCCACACCGACCGGAACATGCTTGCCGCGATCGGCAGCGCGCCGGCGTGGCATTTCCTTGTCGCCTATGCGCAGTGTCGCGACCGGGGCTTCCTGGGGCACGACGCGCGCACCCGGCGTCAGCCCATAAACATCCTGCGACGGCATCAGGAAGAGGCGGTCGCCGGAAAAACCCACGACTTCGGCTTCGACCGAATTGCCGTTCGGCAGCAGCAGTGTGCAAGTGCTCCCCACAGCGAGTTTGAGACCGACCGCTTCCATGACCAGTCCGGCGGCGCGCGTGAGATAGCCGCTCGGGGCCAGCGGCTGGCTCGAGTCGATGCGCGTACGGCAATCGGCGAGGAAACCGGTGAGGCGCTGGGTGCGTCCAGCGGGTGCGGGTTTGGCCTGGGCGTTCATGCCTCGCCTTTATCCTCGCCATTTCCCAGCCAGCCGCCTTCGCGGCCGAGCGTGCCGACAATGCGGCGCCAGCGCGCGTCCAGCGTCGCATCGACCTCACCGTGCGAAGTGCACACCACGCAACCGCCGCGTGTGATTGCGGCATCCTCGACGATGGTCCAGCCGGAAACTACTGTGAGTGACTCTCCCGCGAGTTCGCGCGCGAGCGCGACGTCCTGGGGATGCAGGCGCAGGCACCGCTCTTCACCGAGAACCGGCAAGCTGCGTATTGCTTCCTGGATGACGGGCAGTATCAGTTCCGGTCTGACTTCGAGTGCGCCTCGCAGCATCTGGCGCGCGACGTCGAGGGCGACATCGAGCACTTGTTGCGCGAGCCGCTGATCGAGTTCGGCGGTCTCCGAAGAAAAAGCCCTGGCCAGGGCGGCGAGGCGCTCTGCTTCCGAGCCGGCCCGTTGCCTGCCTTCGTTCAACCCGGTCTGATAGCCATCGAGACGCGCTTGCTGATGGATCTTCTCGACCTGCGCCGCGGTCGTCAGCGCTACCGGACCACGCTTGCCCGGGACATCGAAGCTGTTAAGTTCCCAGCGTTCGTAAGCGGAGAGCTGCTCTTTCGGAATGAGGTTCGGTGCGGCCATGAAGTCAGTGACTGGTGACTAGTTGTTGATGACTGGAAAAGGCAGAGCGTCGCGATCTGTTGATAGTCGTATTGCTGTGTGAATTCAGGTCGTCATTTCTTGGTTTTGCCAGTCACCTGTCACCGGTTACCCGGCGCTGTCGTCAGACAAAGGCATCATCGCCCTTGCCGCCAAGCGCGAGCTGGCCTTCGTCGGCGAGGCGGCGCACCAGTTTGAGGATTTCTTTCTGCTCGCCCTCGACTTCGGACAGACGAACGGGGCCTTTCGATTCGAGGTCCTCGCGCAGCATTTCCGCAGCGCGACTCGACATGTTCCTGAAGATCTTCTCGCGCAATTCTTCGCCGGCCCCTTTCAGTGCGACGATAAGGGACTCGGATTGCACTTCACGCAGGACGAGCTGTATGCCGCGATCGTCGATGTCGATGAGATTGTCGAACACGAACATCTCGTCGAGGATCTTCTGCGCCAGGTCGCCGTCGTACTCTCGAATATTCTCCATTACCGTGCCTTCCACGGTTCCCGGCATGAAGTTCATGATTTCCGCTGCGGCGCGCACGCCGCCCATGGGACTTTTCTTGAGGTTGTTGTTTCCGGAAAGCAGCTTCGTCAAAACGTCGTTGAGTTCCTTGAGGGCCGAAGGCTGGATGCCGTCCAGGGTGGCGATGCGCAGGATCACGTCGTTGCGGGTTCTCTCCGCGAAATGGCCGAGGATTTCGCTTGCTTGGTCGCGATCGAGGTGCACCAGGATGGTGGCGATGATCTGCGGGTGTTCGTTCTTGATCAGGTCGGCGACCGCGGGGGAATCCATCCACTTCAGACCCTCGATGCCGCTAGTATCGCCTCCCTGCAGGATGCGGTCGATCAGCGAGGCGGCCTTGTCATCGCCCAGGGCTTTCTTCAGTACCGTGCGAATGTACTCGTCGGAGTCCATGCCGAGCGCGGTTTTTTCGCCGGCGAGTTTGTGGAAATCGCCGAGGACGCCGTCAATGTTTTCCCTGGTGACGTTTCTCATCGCGGCCATCGCCTGGCCGAGTTTCTGTACTTCGCGCGGTCCGAGATATTTGAACACCGAGGCGGCGGCTTCCTCGCCGAGCGACATCAGCAGAATCGCGCTTTTTTCGATGCCGTCAGCGCTCATCGCCGGCTACCCAGGTGCGAACGATATTGGCGACGAGCTTGGGTTCCTGCCGGGCAAGCTGTTTCGCCGAGTCGAGGTTGCTCTGATAGGACGCTCCGCCCATGACACCAGGCGCCGCACCCGGGGCACCGGCGGGCAATGCCTGTGTTTCGACCGGAGACGGCGTCATTGCGCTGCGAAACATCGGACGCAGCACTTTGAAGAAAAGGAACAGCACCAGACCTGCGATCAGCAGATTCTTGCCGATTTCCTGCGCCAGCGCCCACGTGCCCGGCTGTTTCCAGAACGGCACGGTTTCCAGTGCTTCCGCTTCTGCTACGGTGAAAGCCGTGTTGGCCACGGTCACCGTGTCGCCGCGCGCTTCGGTGTAGCCCATGGCTTCGCGGACCAGCTTGTTGATTTGCGCCATGTCGTCTTCGCTGCGCGGCTTGTAGGAAACCCTGCCGTCCTTCGCGGTGACCTTGCGATAATTCACCACTACGGCGACCGACAGCCGTTTGATATTGCCGATGCTGTGGCGGATGTGCTTCAGGGATTTGTCGACTTCGTAGTTCACCGCGGAATTCTTGTTTGTGCTGCTGCTCGCAGGCGGCGCGGATGGTGTCGTGGCGCCCGTCGCGGCGGGCTGGCCGTTGATCGGCGCCGACGCGGGTGACGGTGGTTGGTTCGACAGGGCGCCGGGAACGCCGCCGCTCTGAGCGCCGCCGGCGCCGCTGCTTGATTCGCTCGAGGTCTGGCTGCGTATCGCCGCTGGCGCCGCGCCCTGGTTCGGACGATAGACTTCCTCCGCCTGTTCGGTCTGCGAGAAGTCGATGTCCGCGGTGACCTGGGCGTGCATGTTGTCGTTGCCGACCACGGGCAGCACGATGGATTCGATGCGCTGGGCGTAATCCTGCTCCATCGTCTTTACGTATTTGAGCTGCCCGGGATCGAGGCCGGTCTGTAGCTGCGAGTCGTTCTGCGCCGAAAGCAGATTGCCGTTCTGGTCGACGACCGTGACATTCTTCACCAGCAGATCCGGGACGCTGCTGGCGACCAGGTGCACGATCGCGCTGACCTGCCCGGGATCGAGTGTGCGACCGGCATTCAGATTGACCAGTACGGAGGCGCTTGATTTCTGTTGTTCGCGCATGAACACGCTGGGTTTCGGTATTGCCAGATGCACCCGCGCGCCACCGACGGCGGAGACCGACTGGATCGAGCGGGCGAGTTCGCCCTCGAGCGCGCGCTGATAGTTGACCTGCTCGAGAAACTGGCTGGTGCCGAGCTTCGGTGTTTCCATGAGTTCGAAGCCGACCAGGCTGCCTTTCGGCAGACCCTGGCTCGCGAGCCTCAGCCTGGCTTCGTGCACATGCGTGGCCGGCACCAGAATGGCGCCTCCGCCATCCGCAAACTTGTAAGGCACGTTCATCTGCGTCAGCGACGCTATGATCGC encodes:
- a CDS encoding flagellar assembly protein FliH → MAAPNLIPKEQLSAYERWELNSFDVPGKRGPVALTTAAQVEKIHQQARLDGYQTGLNEGRQRAGSEAERLAALARAFSSETAELDQRLAQQVLDVALDVARQMLRGALEVRPELILPVIQEAIRSLPVLGEERCLRLHPQDVALARELAGESLTVVSGWTIVEDAAITRGGCVVCTSHGEVDATLDARWRRIVGTLGREGGWLGNGEDKGEA
- the fliG gene encoding flagellar motor switch protein FliG, giving the protein MSADGIEKSAILLMSLGEEAAASVFKYLGPREVQKLGQAMAAMRNVTRENIDGVLGDFHKLAGEKTALGMDSDEYIRTVLKKALGDDKAASLIDRILQGGDTSGIEGLKWMDSPAVADLIKNEHPQIIATILVHLDRDQASEILGHFAERTRNDVILRIATLDGIQPSALKELNDVLTKLLSGNNNLKKSPMGGVRAAAEIMNFMPGTVEGTVMENIREYDGDLAQKILDEMFVFDNLIDIDDRGIQLVLREVQSESLIVALKGAGEELREKIFRNMSSRAAEMLREDLESKGPVRLSEVEGEQKEILKLVRRLADEGQLALGGKGDDAFV
- the fliF gene encoding flagellar M-ring protein FliF, with the translated sequence MAGTAVRTMQQLSGPGGRQVVALMLAAATAVALAVGAWMWSQAPDYRVLFSNVSDRDGGAIIASLTQMNVPYKFADGGGAILVPATHVHEARLRLASQGLPKGSLVGFELMETPKLGTSQFLEQVNYQRALEGELARSIQSVSAVGGARVHLAIPKPSVFMREQQKSSASVLVNLNAGRTLDPGQVSAIVHLVASSVPDLLVKNVTVVDQNGNLLSAQNDSQLQTGLDPGQLKYVKTMEQDYAQRIESIVLPVVGNDNMHAQVTADIDFSQTEQAEEVYRPNQGAAPAAIRSQTSSESSSGAGGAQSGGVPGALSNQPPSPASAPINGQPAATGATTPSAPPASSSTNKNSAVNYEVDKSLKHIRHSIGNIKRLSVAVVVNYRKVTAKDGRVSYKPRSEDDMAQINKLVREAMGYTEARGDTVTVANTAFTVAEAEALETVPFWKQPGTWALAQEIGKNLLIAGLVLFLFFKVLRPMFRSAMTPSPVETQALPAGAPGAAPGVMGGASYQSNLDSAKQLARQEPKLVANIVRTWVAGDER